From Kiritimatiellia bacterium:
GCCCCGCGTTTCCCCGGTTATTTTGAAAAGGCAATTGATTATTACGCGGAGATCGCGGGCGGCAAAAAAAACAAGGATACGGGCGCTTTTGAGGCTTATCTGAAGGAAATCGCCGCGGCCGCCGCGGAAAACAACTTCCGGGTATGCGTCCACTCCGGCAGCGACAAGTTTTCAATTTATCCCATTGTGGCGCGCGTCTTGAAAAATAATTTTCATTTAAAAACCGCCGGGACATATTACCTTGAAGACTTGAAAATAGTCGCCCGCCATGACAAGCAGTTTTTCATGGATATTTTCGGCTTTTCCCTGGCGCAATTCAACAAGGACCGCGCCACTTATGAATTGAGCTGCGCGCCCGAAAAAATCCCCGATCTGGCGAAATCAAGCGGGGATGAAATCTCCGGCCTGCTGCAATCCGGCGCCGGCAATGACGATTTGCGCCAGGCGCTGCATGTTACCTACGGCTCGGTGCTGACCGCCCGCGGAGAGACCGGGCGCCTTTTGTTCGCGGATAAAATTGAAAACATTTTGCGCGCAAACTCCGCCGAATACGAGTCGGAAATGCGGGCGCACCTTGAACGCCATTTTTCGGCGTTTTTGGCTGGAAACAAGAAATGATTTGGCATATTTATACCGGGCAAGGGTAACCCATTCCGTTACAGTCCGGCCGGCGGCCGGACCGGCGCGGGAAACCCGCCCGCGCCCAAAGGGCGCTTTGCGACCGCAAACAAAATACAAAGAAAGTGGGAGGGGAGGGCGTTATGAAAAGATACATCTGCAACGTGTGCGGCTACGTTTATGATCCTAAACTCGGCGATCCGGAGCACGGCGTCAATCCGGGAACCGAATTCAAGGATTTGCCGGATTCCTGGACCTGCCCGGAGTGCGGCGTCGGCAAAGACGAGTTTTCGCCGGAACAGTAATGATAAAAATCATAAAGGAGGCAAAAAGTCATGGAACTGAAGGGAAGCCAGACTGAAAAAAACATTCTGACGGCTTTTGCGGGGGAGTCGCAGGCCAGGAACCGTTACAATTATTTTGCAGGCCAGGCCAGAAAAGACGGGCTCATGCAGATCATGGACATTTTTGAGGAGACCGCCCTCCAGGAAAAGGAACACGCCCATCGCCTCTTCAAGCTCTTGAAAGGCGGCGAGGTTGAAATTTTCGCGGCGTTTCCGGCCGGCGGGCTTGGGCCCACTCTGCAGAATCTCAAGGCCGCCGCGGCCGGCGAGCACTACGAATGGACGGAAATGTATCCCGGTTTTGCGGAGGTTGCCCTCAAGGAGGGTTTTGAAGAAATTGCGAAGATATTCCAATCCATCGCCATTGCCGAAAAACAACACGAAAAGCGCTATCTTGGTCTGGCGGTCAATATAGAAAAGGGCAGGGTTTTCAAGCGGGAAACCCCCGTGGTCTGGCGCTGCCGCAATTGCGGATATCTGCATGCCGGCAAAGATACGCCGGAACTTTGCCCGGCCTGCGCCCATCCGCGCGCTTATTATGAATTGTTGGCGGAAAACTGGTAGTTTGTCCGCTCACGGCCTGTGCCCGCCAAGGTCGGAACGTGGCGGCGGAAGATATTGCCGGTTTGTAACACTGCGCGCAATACCGCGGCGGCTAAAGGTTTTTCCGGAATCCGGAATCCAGAATGAAGAAGACCGGAACACTATTTGCCGTTTTATTTCAAGCCGTGTGGCTTGCTTTCTCTGCTATCGCGGCCGACGAATCTTTCCTGTTTGACGCCGTGTTGGTGGCGGGGGAGGCCGGCGAAACCCGGCTGGCCGTTCAGGCCGGTATTCCTGCCGGACACAAGCTTTACGCCGATCAGTTCCGCGTGGAAGCCGCCGCGCCGTATAAAATTATCCCCCTTTCCCTGCCGGCGCCGCGCAAGGAACAGGATGTTTTGTCAGGCGGGGAAAAACAGGTCTACGACCGGTCGTTTACCGCCGTTTATCTGGTTGAAAATTTCACGAACGGACCGGTTAATATTAAAATTTCATATCAGGGGTGCGATCAAGCCGTCTGTTTTCTTCCTGCCGAAAAAAAAATCAGTCTGGATCCAACCCGTTCCCCGCCGGAGCTGAAAACCGCCGTTGTTGCCATGCGAGCCGGGAATGAACATCCGGAATGGCTTTCAGCATTCAAGCGCAATTACAAAATTGCCGCGGTTCGTTCGGGGTATATGTCCGCCCGCGATTTTTTGTCGTTTCTGGATTCACCGGCAAAAAGCAAAGCGGAACCCGATTCCATTCAAAAGACCTGGCGGTCCGGGCGGGTCTGGATCAGCATGTTCCTGATGATTTTGGGCGGCCTGGCGCTTAACCTGACGCCCTGCGTGCTGCCCCTTATCCCCGTCAACCTTGCGATTATCGGCGCGGGTATCCGGACAGCGTCCGCCCGGCAGGGATTTCTGCGGGGCATGCTCTATGGCCTTGGAATTGTGCTGGCTTACGGCGGTCTTGGTCTGGCAACGGTTTTGACGGGCGCGCAGTTTGGCGCGCTCAACGCCTCTGGCTGGTTCAACCTGGCGGTCGCCGCCGTTTTTTTAATTCTGGGATTGGCGCTTTTGGATGCGTTCATGATTGACTTTTCAAGGTTTCAGAACCGTTTCCATTTGAAGAAAGGGCAGGGGATGTTTTTTATTCCGTTTTTGGGGGCCGTATCGGCCCTGCTGGCGGGCGCTTGCGTGGCGCCGGTGGTGATTGCCGTGCTCCTGCTGGCAACGGATTTATACGCGCAGGGTCAGGCGGCCGGACTTTTTATGCCGTTTTTCCTGGG
This genomic window contains:
- a CDS encoding tagaturonate epimerase family protein, which translates into the protein MNGNASELRKKHPFTNPAVIDKGPIFGLGYRPPWRLGNVCQARFAAGHGLNVMLAQQSAREIERTGRSFQDVIDSATVSAFEAGLQRPWGADGDHLRNEQEVTAAAEAGCTHFTYDVTAELEKGFDAVVEKAGKLYGLTRAIRGAGCFTAEISLDEGETTTDVAEIVRLVSALKSKQILINEIAPRFPGYFEKAIDYYAEIAGGKKNKDTGAFEAYLKEIAAAAAENNFRVCVHSGSDKFSIYPIVARVLKNNFHLKTAGTYYLEDLKIVARHDKQFFMDIFGFSLAQFNKDRATYELSCAPEKIPDLAKSSGDEISGLLQSGAGNDDLRQALHVTYGSVLTARGETGRLLFADKIENILRANSAEYESEMRAHLERHFSAFLAGNKK
- a CDS encoding rubredoxin encodes the protein MKRYICNVCGYVYDPKLGDPEHGVNPGTEFKDLPDSWTCPECGVGKDEFSPEQ
- a CDS encoding rubrerythrin family protein, which codes for MELKGSQTEKNILTAFAGESQARNRYNYFAGQARKDGLMQIMDIFEETALQEKEHAHRLFKLLKGGEVEIFAAFPAGGLGPTLQNLKAAAAGEHYEWTEMYPGFAEVALKEGFEEIAKIFQSIAIAEKQHEKRYLGLAVNIEKGRVFKRETPVVWRCRNCGYLHAGKDTPELCPACAHPRAYYELLAENW
- a CDS encoding cytochrome c biogenesis protein CcdA; this translates as MKKTGTLFAVLFQAVWLAFSAIAADESFLFDAVLVAGEAGETRLAVQAGIPAGHKLYADQFRVEAAAPYKIIPLSLPAPRKEQDVLSGGEKQVYDRSFTAVYLVENFTNGPVNIKISYQGCDQAVCFLPAEKKISLDPTRSPPELKTAVVAMRAGNEHPEWLSAFKRNYKIAAVRSGYMSARDFLSFLDSPAKSKAEPDSIQKTWRSGRVWISMFLMILGGLALNLTPCVLPLIPVNLAIIGAGIRTASARQGFLRGMLYGLGIVLAYGGLGLATVLTGAQFGALNASGWFNLAVAAVFLILGLALLDAFMIDFSRFQNRFHLKKGQGMFFIPFLGAVSALLAGACVAPVVIAVLLLATDLYAQGQAAGLFMPFFLGLGMALPWPFAGAGLSFLPKPGKWMARVKHVFAAVILLASVYYFYMGAKLLSAGYNFPADAGRGAAALVRDADGKWLDFPEGLAAADREQKPVLIYFWATWCKSCRTMSATTLKYPLVEKRMNDFILIKYDAENPADEATKTILREFGVLGLPTFVVLSPAAQDG